TTATGCAGAAAATTATCCCATTAAAAGGCTTAGAAATATCGCAATACTTTTAAAACCACATCgcacaatatttaaataaaataggcTTTTGTTGTTCAGCAGCTTGTATGTAAAGAAGGTAGGTAAAATAAAAGTCCTTCAAAAGCAAATCGaaaaaaacattcaattcataCAAAAGCCCCACCTATCGGCAAAATATCTTTTATACCCATCCATAAACAATGATCTAAATTGCGTAGATAAATGTCGGGTTTGATTCCGTGGTGACATAAATGTCTTATACGAATTTTTAGACCTTTGCGATTTAAAGTGACGAAATGCATGGGTCGACTTCAGGCTCATAAAATACTGGGATGTTTAATAAAACAGTTTACAAGCGCAAAAGTTTCCTTTCAGTTAATAGAGCTTTCAAAGCTGCTTAAGAACCAAATCTATACAAAGGCGCTGAAACTGTTAAAAAGTATAATTGTGATATGTAAATGAATTGCTGATTTTCCTAAAGAACTTGCGGTAATGGCACGCCGTTCAGCATAATACCTAATGAACAACCTTCCAAAATGAGAGATAATGTCTGTATCGACAAATGTCGACAAAACAGAGGCATATGCGCCCACTTGATGATTACCAGTGCACTGTGGGTAAAAAGCCGGAAATTTtgatattaattacaattttaaagaTAGCGTCTtgattttgtatatttatatattttgtagaTTTATAATACTtgagataaataaataaaaattacattaataCCAAAATTTCCGGCTTTTTACCCATAGTGCAGTGGTAGCAGTGCCCCAGAACCAGAAGCCCAGTTTTAGAGGCAACCTCCCCACCCTTCCCATTCAATAGGAAAACGGAGAAGACCTTCACTGCGTGAACTGTAGTTCCGACTTGGTGGGGGTCCTGGTCTCGTCTCTGTCTGAAAATTTGAGTCAGTCAGATGCCGAGAGCAAGGATATTTGCCTGCTTCCTGACCACCACCCTGCCCTTATTGTTCCATCGGCACGGAAAAGGATGCGGAAGCAATACGCCCACACTGTGAATGCCAGATGCCATTGAATTTAAGCTGGCAAGAGTTCATCAAGATTTCGTATGCCATTAACTGGGTCATGGGTCACCGCATTTGCGGTCGCGTCTCCGCATCTGAAAAGCCGGGATATTTAAGTGCGAAGGTGGTCTGCGGCATGGCAACTTTTTTAATTACCAGCTTTTTCCCCACATAAGaccaaagaaattaaagaCAAGGCTTCGGTTAGTTGCTAGCAACTTTCAGTGCGAGTGCGCATTATTCATTTCCATTGTCAGTTCCAAGACAGGCCACAATTTTGACCACATCGACCTTCAAGGAATGCTGATCCTCGCGGAACTCCGCGTCCTTTAGGATCAGAGTCCACACATTGTCGCAGCATCTAAAGGTTTCCAGTCTTTCGGCCGTAAAGGACATATTGCTCGTGCCATGATCCTTGAGAGCTGTTGAAATGCTCTTGTCATATCTTAGTAAAACCAAATTAGCAATCTTCTTGGTTATATCGCCCCTCTGCAACATACACGTGTGAACTGATAAGTGCGAAGGgcctacatatatgtacatatgtacacgtGACGTGTACCAACTCACCTCCATCATCTCATCCAAAGTGTCCTGGAGCGTTCTGCCCAGCGTTGTGGCCCTGTAATGTTGATAGTTCATATCGGCTGAAGATTTGAGCTAGAAGCTTAGTACACACGCGCTGTAGAATTTTTATGAAGAATGACTTTAGCGCATGGCATTGACAGTGACACACTGACACACTGACATCGATTGCGAAATATTATCGATTACAGGGATTACCACTAACAATCAGATTCAAATGTTCAAGAAAAAGTTATTAAACCAAAGCATATCGCAAGTGTTGCCCAAAAGCATATGTAATGATCCGGGGTATTCAAAATGGCCACCTAAaccgcataaaaaaaaacagattacGATGATTTACTTAATTCTAATTGCTACTATAATTGCTAATGTGATGGCCCTAATTGCTTCTTCTTGCCATTAGGTTAGATGGTGCGGTGGCAATTTACTTGAAGCACTTTCTACACATTTCCAGATTTCATCACATTGAATGTTCGTTTAGTTAAATGTCTTATGTGGGGTAAATGAAGATTTGGAAATAAAGAAGGCATTTCTCTTTCGAACATTCAGAATAAACTTTGCTACTAGCTCCCCAAAATACTTGTGAATtagaaactttgaaaaattacataaaactCGAACATGGATGATTTGGCTAACGAGTACACCGGCAGTGAAGAGAGGAGTGGAGAAGCCTCCAAGCTCGGACTCCTGGCCAGGGTGGACCGTCTGCTCCGGCGCTGGCTGCCTGGATACAGCTTCATTCGCGGCAAGCGTCTCTCGACATCGGAAACCTCGATCGTGCACGGCTGCTCCCACGGCACACAGGCGGTGCGTGGACGTGGTGACCGGATGAATAATAAGGAGGAGGTGTACCTGGACACCGGCATCGCCAAGTCGGAGTTCTGCGTCCACCTGGAGACCTTGCTGCGCAACAAGCTGCTCAAGAAGCAGCAGGAATTGGCCCTGGAACATCAGGAGAGAAGCCGCgagatggagctggagcaggaaCGGCAGCTCAATCAACAAGTTCAGCAGTAGGAAAGTCTACCTATTGTGTTATTTTTCACTTCaattgtgtatatatatttttaataccaTCAATCAGTCGTGGCGAGGCGAGGCGAGGCGcctcattaaaattaattaaaaataatcacCGGCAATcatgaaaacaaaggaaatcAGGACGCATGTGGCATCAGAGAATATTTTCCCCTTTAATTTTCCAATGTCTAATGCTTATCAGTAGTCAACAATTGATTAGCttataattgccaaattgaTGACCATTgatcatttaatatttcagtttGCTTTCATACGGCTTGGCTGGCGGACGTCTTTTTCATCGTCTTTTTTCATGTCATTAAGcgtgaaattaattaattgaactgaatttattattaaaatgccGTATAGAAAAGTACAGCTTGTCGATTGTTCATAGAACAGCGAGCCAGTTGAGTCGGCAATGTTAGTGTGCAattgaaaatgggaaatggaaaaaggaaaattgcGAAATGACAACCACTTGTGATCTCGATGTCAATTGCGATGTCATTAGGCTGAACGAACAACAATTGTGTGTGTATGCCAAAAACCCTTCTAATGTTCTAATGTCCGCAGCATTAGCATAGGGTCCTTTAAACAACAACCCCCCAGCACCACCACTACGGACGCTGCCACCAACCACAGGACTCCTAACCACTCATCATGGCTATTCCAGTCCATTTGAGGCCGTGACAAAGCCCAAATCAAAACATTGCTTATACGGATACGGACAGCAAACCTGTATGTGCGAAGTGGATGTTAATATGTGTGGGCCAGTTGGGGGTGGGTTGAGGGAGAGTCCTCAGGGTTGGCATTATAATTTTGCTGGCCAGGCACTTGAGCACTTGATGACCATTAACGTAACTTTTGCGTACGTTGCTATTCCAAATACACAGCGAAAAAACCCAGATATGTTACGCATACAAAACTAAGTAAGAAAAATACATAGAAAATGAGCAAATATGATGCCCGTTTCTTTGTTAATTAGGGAATGTAGTAAACAATACTACTTTATTACATTTACTTTCGGATACTTCCTAATTGTTTTGAGTGTTCAAAAACTTGTTTTGTTGACAGCAGAGATCAGAGAACTGCAATCTGTTCGCTCCTGTCCAGTCAATCCCATGGGTCAGGGAATGTACATATCTATGTATATGTCTATATGAAAGCAATGTGCACTAAAATCCCATCGCAGTAAAAGATATTGGCCAAGAGtgttttaaatacattttattttttcttagGGATTTTCGAttaaaaattttgattaaaatggcaaatttttaatttctgtaAATTGTCCGTTTAATACTTAGTAAATAAGCATAAGCTTGATAATATATTGTTATGTTACGTTTTTATTACGACAGCAGCCGTAATTGAGCAATACATCCtaaatcaatttattaattttagaTGCTACGAAAAGGAAACAAGAAAGAAAACGCAGGTGGACAGCTAAAGGAACTCACGGATAGATTGACAAGTATaagtatatttaaatatatatcagTTGGATTTAAAAAACACATTTACAGAGGCGTCTTCAATGATATGTCTTGAAATATGTGTATTTGTGCTTCTAAGTTGGATAAGTCCACGGATATAATATATTTGGTAAGTTATATTTATCGCACTAAGAttacttttgatttttatttggaCTTTGGTGAATAGGTAAAGACAGCGATTTAAAATTGGAGTTAGTTAGTTTCCCGTAAAGATCGATGTAAAGTAAATCGTTTGTCGGTTAATTTGTTGTATTCGATTATTCAATAgctctatacatatatagaaatatatatatatatagacataCACTGCGCGTCACCAGGTTAGCGCCCCTTTATTTAGATGTGAAATATTTAGAAAACTGTTTTAGCGAGAGGTTTGGaaattttttccattttttttcccTTTAAAGATGAACAATTCTATAAATGAAAAGTTTATATGGAATACAGTTTGTTGTTTCTagatttgtatttaaatacAGAACATAAGAAGAAACGGAGCTATGCAGGGGCGCTAATCTTATGACGCGCTACATAATATTTTCTCATTGCACGAAAATCTATcaatgttattgttttttgttcagGTTTTGTTATTCAGTTCCTGAGAAGAACCGTTATCTTTTTAATGCTGCTTTGTTTTACTTTCGGCGAAAAATTGGGCACGTATATTGCATCACTAACTATGGCTTAGTAGTTGAAAAATATTGATaagaaatacatacatacatatcgaATCTTTGCCGTTCGATTATTGGTGAACATCTGTATCGGTTcgtgttttttaatttaagctatttaatatattattcaaACTTTGGATTCCTCTCTCGACAATCAACATGCACATAGAGCGAACTCGGGTAGCCTCAATCGTAGCTTAGGGAAATGGCCGATTTCGGTGTGGGCAGCGGCGATGTGGTGTCCACATCCTCGTCGTCGTTCTCCTGCGAGTCCTCCGGTTCTCCCAATGCGTGGACAAACTCGTAGAAGTCAATGCGCCCGTCGCCGTCCACGTCCACCTCCTTGATCATGTCCTCAACTAGATGTGCGATGTGGGATTACGAAACAATACACTTGCAACGACGATATGGGCACTTACTGTCCTCCTCGTCGAGATCCTCGCCCAGACACTGCAGCACGGCTCGCAAGTCAGAGGCTGTTATGTATCCCCGGTTGTGCTTGTCGAAGACGCGGAAGGCGTCGCGTAGTTCCCGCTCCTCCTGATCGGCGGAGGATAGACCTGACTTATCCTCGTACGTCATGTTTGACAGGATATCAACGAACTCCTCAAAACTGACGTTCCCGTCCCCTGAAAGCCATTGCATAATGAGGATTTTTTGATGATTTATaaatcattataaaataagGTTAGTAAGTCAAACTTTGTTGGTAACAGTTCCTCGTTCTCAACTGCCATCGAGCACTTACCGTCCACGTCGATCTCCTGCAACATCTCCTGCAGCTCTTCTACTCTGGCAAATTGTCCCAGTGACCGCATCACTGTGCCGAGCTCCTCTTTGGTTATGCAGCCATCGCCATCCTTGTCAAAGAGCCGGAAGGCCTCCCGGAATTCCCGCATTTGTCCCTTGGAGATGCAGCGGCGTTTATGCAGGGTCTCGCCGTCGATTAGGTTGGGTCCGTCGCCAATTCCCAGCTCCAAGTCCGAGGATGCATAGCAAATTTGACGGGTTTTCGTCTTTCGTCTGCTGCGGACGCTCAAGGCGGTTCGGGCAGAAGGTCGACGTCCCTCCGGTTTCGAGGACTGTTCGTAGTCGTCGTAGGATTCTTCCTCCTCTTCTTCCTCCTCCCCATCTTCCTCCCGCTCCCCCTCCCCTTCCCCATCGTAGTCGTAGTCCTCCAGCTCCGCCCCATGAAGGTTTCTCTGAGCGTAGCTCACCCGCGTGCCCCTCCGCTGACCCACTTTAATGCCTTCGCAGGAGCTGGAGTCCGTGTCCGCATCCGCCTGCTCTGGATGCGAATTGGCAGCACTTCGTTGTGGTTGCTTGTCCGTCAATTTTTTCCGCGGCCTCTGACGACACTGCTCTGTCGATTGTTGCTTTTCGCTGCTGAGGTGGTGGCCCTCGCCTCCTGGTTGCCCATCATCCTGCATCGCCTGGTTTTGAGTCTCCTGATCCTCACCTTCAGCGACTACCGCTGACGCCTGCTCCTCGTCGGGTTCATCGCCACTCACCGCCGCGTTTCTCGTCTAGAATTTAAAGCACACTAGTGTTAAACAGTTTTTAATGTTTACCAAATTTGACCCACAAACAGattactttaatttattgtGTCCTAATTTGTTTGTAGGCTATGCTAAGTCTTTTTTGCATATGTGAATTGGTTATTGAGGCCAAATGGATAAATGGATttgctgtttatttatttatttatttttttcttgtttactaaataattaaacaaaactcGTTCCAAGTTTGCTTAATAAGTAGAAGTAGAATTTTTATCTCAACTGCACTCACCATTAGTTGGCGAAACTCGCGGGCAATTGTTGAACCagttaaaaatttattaactGCCGTGAAAAGCCGTTTTCCTTCCAACGTGGCGGCCTTCCTCCCGCTTCAGGGAATTCAGGGGCGGAAAAGAATCCTCCTGACTGCTTTCGGTATAAAGGATATGCAAATTCCCAATTCCAATCGATTAGTATCTGAAAAATAGAGCAGCATGCGGGGCCACATGTTAATTAAGCAATTAATATTGAAAGCAATTTGCAAATTGGACGCGTTTGCAAATGACAGCTGCAAAGTGTCAAAGTGACCGACGCCACACAGAAACTGAAAATGTTagtgaatttatttaatttattcaatgACTTCATGTCATATCTGAAAAAATCTTTGGAGTTATCCTCCAGGACTTTGGATGCAAATAAGCAGGATTATACCaagaaaatatgtttatgtaaTTGAGTATTGCAAGTGTCATTCCCTCGTAGAATGCAAACATAGCTCAGAGTCGTAgcttaaatgtttaattgagttaataataacaacaccCTAAATGGCATAATCAGTGTAATAATCCATTTGATTTGCTCACATTCACGTCACTTTTCGAGGCCAACAATAATGGCATAAAAAGCTGCTTGTATGTGTGGAATTCAAAAATGCTCTATATTATGCTATATATAACATATGATAtgctatataatatataactatatgctgtatataatatatattcttctATGCGCCCTGTGTGGTAGTATTCGGTACATCACAGCTGTACCATATAAAGTGCACtcgtatttaaattgaaatggtGCAACGGCAAAGGAATTTTTTGAATTAAGCGACAGCGTttaacaaaatgtaaataagtCCACCAGCTTGGTATACAAAGAGGAAAAGCGGACAAGGCGCTTAGTGGGCGGGTTGGGAAAAGGGGGAAATCCGATTATCACTGTGGCCAAAGGACAGCCGGGGGGATTCCTCTTTGGAGTCATTTTGTGCTTCCCACGTTCGGTTTAAAATTCCATTTCGAAGGCTGTGCGTGGGCAGtttttagtatatttattttcattgcgaAGCACAAATGGCCAGGAAGGATGTGGTCACATGCGGGTGAAAACCGCAATAAAAATGTCCGAAAAGGAAGTGCCCAGGCGAGCACAAGGACGCCCCAGGTGGCCAAGGACATTTGACAGCACACTTCTAGCAGACTcacatttgaatttaaatcgcCTTTCGCTAAATTCCTCGCATTGCATATGTACGTCCACACAAAGTGCAAACTTTCTGACATGACAgataaatgaagacaacaaTAACCGCCGCCCATTTTCCCTATTTTCCCACATTGCTAGCATTTTTGCATTAGTCCATGCGATGCTCTGCATAACACTTTTATGCctgttatatttttgttgtcgCTGGCCCTCAGcgaagaaaccaaaaaatagaattggCTTACTTgggtgagtaaaaacaagagacgtgCCAGAAGACGAGCCGAAGACGATTTAATGCCAAAGATTTCTCGCATGGTgtcaattgatcaaaaataatatagatttaaagtctaagaacttcttcTAAGGTGAATTTACAATGTGCACAAGAGGGCTGCATAACACCATTCTCTTTGTTTGCAATTAGAGTATCTATT
The DNA window shown above is from Drosophila melanogaster chromosome X and carries:
- the TfIIA-S-2 gene encoding TfIIA-S-2, whose amino-acid sequence is MNYQHYRATTLGRTLQDTLDEMMERGDITKKIANLVLLRYDKSISTALKDHGTSNMSFTAERLETFRCCDNVWTLILKDAEFREDQHSLKVDVVKIVACLGTDNGNE
- the CG14631 gene encoding uncharacterized protein; translation: MDDLANEYTGSEERSGEASKLGLLARVDRLLRRWLPGYSFIRGKRLSTSETSIVHGCSHGTQAVRGRGDRMNNKEEVYLDTGIAKSEFCVHLETLLRNKLLKKQQELALEHQERSREMELEQERQLNQQVQQ
- the CG11638 gene encoding uncharacterized protein: MTRNAAVSGDEPDEEQASAVVAEGEDQETQNQAMQDDGQPGGEGHHLSSEKQQSTEQCRQRPRKKLTDKQPQRSAANSHPEQADADTDSSSCEGIKVGQRRGTRVSYAQRNLHGAELEDYDYDGEGEGEREEDGEEEEEEEESYDDYEQSSKPEGRRPSARTALSVRSRRKTKTRQICYASSDLELGIGDGPNLIDGETLHKRRCISKGQMREFREAFRLFDKDGDGCITKEELGTVMRSLGQFARVEELQEMLQEIDVDGDGNVSFEEFVDILSNMTYEDKSGLSSADQEERELRDAFRVFDKHNRGYITASDLRAVLQCLGEDLDEEDIEDMIKEVDVDGDGRIDFYEFVHALGEPEDSQENDDEDVDTTSPLPTPKSAISLSYD